The window AACGCTGGCACGGTCAAGATTTGGCGAAACGGTGTGTCACAAACCGTGACACCTTCCGCCGCTATTCCAGCCACTATCGGCGCCAACAACACCGCGTTGCAAATCGGCAATTGGTCCGTTTACGCGGGGACCTCAAACTTTGGCTGCGGGGTCTTCCGCTACTGGACGGCGGATATTGGAGACACCTTGGCGGCGGCGCTGTATGGCACGGGAGAGCCAACACTGTATGACAATTTGCCGAGCGCGTATAAATCGACCAAGCTAGTCGCGGCCCTGGACGGCGACTCTAAAATCTGCAAGCACACCGGGCGGGTTTTTTCCGACACCCTCACTGTCGATGCCGAAAAAGTTTGCACCCGCTGGCGGGATAAAAGCCGCTATGGCCGGCATTTGAGTGCTACCTTTGGACGCGGTTATTGGCAAAGCACCATCAATTCCGCGCCCAACAGCGCGTTGCGGGGCTATGTGCAGAACATCATGGGGGGGAGCACGGCCAATGCGCTCAACAACCCCACGGGTTCGGTGTTTCTCATGCACCAATTCGACACGCTGTATAATGCCGAGTGTTTTTACCTGACCGCCGAAGGTGACAACGGCAACAGTACCGGCAAGTACGGGATTGTGGGCAGCAAATACCTTGACCCATCGGGTGCCGCGCCGCTTGCAAATTATCCGTGGCTGCGGATGCGCAACGATTTAGCGGGCACAGGCGGGGACGTGCAAAGCCAAGTGGCCGAGGCAGCTTATGCGGCGGGTGTGCCGTATTTGATCAATTGGAATGGCTTGGAGACGGGCGATGCAGCCAGCTTCACCTACTTTTGTAATGGCGTGCAGCACGCCACGATCATCACACAAGAAGGAGAC of the Pirellulales bacterium genome contains:
- a CDS encoding LamG-like jellyroll fold domain-containing protein, with the protein product MTQTAPRYPKRNRRNVNDEELVAYRGNRKPWLDPYCHGWWDPMDLSTLTLWPVHGFGNSNKSYLSTPTAPELNAGSQLTLEMWVNLKAITADRAFCSKSVYASDVCGWAVGGGGGSNQGNTVVFWLRTPGGAWISCSTPAYAAAVGEQLSHFVITYNAGTVKIWRNGVSQTVTPSAAIPATIGANNTALQIGNWSVYAGTSNFGCGVFRYWTADIGDTLAAALYGTGEPTLYDNLPSAYKSTKLVAALDGDSKICKHTGRVFSDTLTVDAEKVCTRWRDKSRYGRHLSATFGRGYWQSTINSAPNSALRGYVQNIMGGSTANALNNPTGSVFLMHQFDTLYNAECFYLTAEGDNGNSTGKYGIVGSKYLDPSGAAPLANYPWLRMRNDLAGTGGDVQSQVAEAAYAAGVPYLINWNGLETGDAASFTYFCNGVQHATIITQEGDALPNEPTPNEWFNVIGNTDTLYVGGGLGGLANGGGQYYAGRRGMVALFGPRMSSEYRRYIEVMISQRYGNVL